The genome window GAGCTGAGTAACCTTAATGCGGGGAAAGCCCTCAATGAGGCGCGCATTCAACTTGAGGTGGAGAAATTTAGGATTCGCTCCTTTCTCGGATTCAACGATAAGGTCGACATTGAACTTTCCATACCGGGCGCACCTCCTTCGGGGGAGCTGGCTTACGAGGATGTTATGTCCAAGGTAGGCACCAACAATCCCGATCTGCTCTCCTACGATAGGGAGTTGCTCGAATCGCAGGAACGGGTTGCGCTGGCTCGATCGCAGCGAGGATTTCAAGCAAACCTTTACGCTCGATATGGTGTAACCCAGCAGGCAGCGATTCTCCGCGACGCTTACAAAGATCCTCAGGAGCAACAGCGGGTATCGCTCGGTATCCAGATTCCAATTCTCGATTGGGGACTTGGTAGGGGGAAGGTTCAAATGGCAAAATCAAACCTTGAGCTGGCTCGAATTAGGGTTCAGCAGGCTCGTGTCGATTTCAATCAGCAACTCTTTTTGCAGGTAATGCAATTTAATATGGAAGACGATCAACTTTATATTGCTACTAAGGCCGACACCATTGCCCAAAAGCGATACGAAGTAACCAAACAGCGTTTTCTAATTGGGAAAATCACCGTTTTGGACCTTAATATTGCCCAGAATGAGCGTGATGCTGCCAAAATAAGCTACCTCAATGCCCTAAGCACATACTGGGGTTCTTACTTCAATCTCCAATCCATTGCTCTTTTTGATTTTGCGCGCAACAAAGAACTGGAAACCGATTTTGAAACGTTGGTTAAATAGATGTCGTTGCCATATTGTAGGCAATAATGGATTAGCGAATATTTTCTAAACTTGTTTGAGGTATTGACTGGTTGATATCCTGAATTTTACTTTCGATAGTGTTGAACAAAAAGAAGGAATTGGCTGTTTAAAACAGAACTTTTCTCGCTTAAGATGTTCTCATTGAATTAAAAAGGTATTAACGAATGGTGTAAATATACAATACCACATCCAAATAATCTTCGCTATGAAAATCACTATTATTGGTGCCGGCAATGTTGGAGCCACATGTGCAAATGTTTTGGCGCACAAAGAGCTGGCAAATCAGATTGTGCTTCTCGACATTGTTGAAGGAGTTGCCGAGGGAAAATCGCTCGACATGTGGCAAACTGCCTCGGTGAACGTTTTTGATACCCGCATCGTGGGCGTTACGAACGATTACCTCGCCACAAAAGGTTCTAGCGTTATTGTAATTACCTCAGGAATTCCCCGAAAACCAGGGATGTCACGCGGTGATCTTATCTCTACCAATGCTCGCATAGTGAAGGAGGTTACCGAAAAGGTGGTTAAGTATTCTCCAACAGCAATTATTGTGGTTGTTTCCAACCCATTGGATGTAATGACCTACGTAGCGTTCTTGGCTGCTCATAAAAAACCATGTGAGGTTTTTGGAATGGCAGGTATTCTTGATTCTGCTCGATATAAAACATTTATAGCCGAAGCCTTAGACGTTTCTCCACGCGATGTGAGTGCCCTCTTGCTTGGAGGCCACGGCAACAGTATGGTGCCCTTGGTGCGATACACCTCGGTAGGTGGTATTCCTGTTACCCAACTACTCGACAAGGCTGTTCTTGATAAAATAGTTGATAGAACCAGAAACGGTGGAGGGGAGTTGGTTAAACTAATGGGAACTTCAGCATGGTATGCCCCCGGAGCTGCTGCTGCTGCCATGGTAGAGGCTATTGTTCGCGATCAGAGAAGAATTATGCCGGTGT of Williamwhitmania taraxaci contains these proteins:
- the mdh gene encoding malate dehydrogenase, which codes for MKITIIGAGNVGATCANVLAHKELANQIVLLDIVEGVAEGKSLDMWQTASVNVFDTRIVGVTNDYLATKGSSVIVITSGIPRKPGMSRGDLISTNARIVKEVTEKVVKYSPTAIIVVVSNPLDVMTYVAFLAAHKKPCEVFGMAGILDSARYKTFIAEALDVSPRDVSALLLGGHGNSMVPLVRYTSVGGIPVTQLLDKAVLDKIVDRTRNGGGELVKLMGTSAWYAPGAAAAAMVEAIVRDQRRIMPVCAHLNGQYGLADLYMGVPVKLGKRGIIDIIEIDLNDEERGMLNESAKDVRELMDELNTLNLF
- a CDS encoding TolC family protein codes for the protein MNSLISKITTSVMIIKPALTTLFVGITLGVWAQAPMVKTAYTLDDIIQLAKDQSPDAFRAKHTFRASYWEYRTYKADLLPSLSLDATIPEFNRSLKKYQLSDGTYSYIEENSSSASANLSMKQNIGLTGGNLFVTSEMMRTDQLGSNKSTTFFASPFVIGFSQPINGYNSFRWKKKIQPLKYEEARRRYLQDMENVSMKAANLFFSLLISQQQLEVAQINSANSDTLYKISRGRYNIGTIAENELLQMELSNLNAGKALNEARIQLEVEKFRIRSFLGFNDKVDIELSIPGAPPSGELAYEDVMSKVGTNNPDLLSYDRELLESQERVALARSQRGFQANLYARYGVTQQAAILRDAYKDPQEQQRVSLGIQIPILDWGLGRGKVQMAKSNLELARIRVQQARVDFNQQLFLQVMQFNMEDDQLYIATKADTIAQKRYEVTKQRFLIGKITVLDLNIAQNERDAAKISYLNALSTYWGSYFNLQSIALFDFARNKELETDFETLVK